Proteins co-encoded in one Halorussus lipolyticus genomic window:
- a CDS encoding cupin domain-containing protein, with protein sequence MTETVALDDLTETPREVAFPGSEPKTVRLELDAGDEVPAHRHPERQIVVHLVSGRLDVRVEDESNVLEPGDLLRFDGRKEVAPKAEEDTTALLVLAPRADE encoded by the coding sequence ATGACCGAAACAGTCGCACTCGACGACCTGACCGAGACGCCCCGCGAGGTGGCCTTCCCCGGAAGCGAACCCAAGACGGTCCGCCTCGAACTCGATGCGGGCGACGAGGTTCCGGCCCACCGACATCCGGAGCGCCAAATCGTCGTCCACCTCGTCTCGGGCCGCCTCGACGTTCGGGTCGAGGACGAATCGAACGTCCTCGAACCCGGCGACCTCCTGCGGTTCGACGGCCGAAAGGAGGTGGCACCGAAGGCCGAGGAGGACACCACCGCGCTGTTGGTGTTGGCTCCTCGGGCCGACGAGTAG
- a CDS encoding DUF2249 domain-containing protein, protein MPRLDVREMPPPKRHPKIHDAFAELDSGEVLEIVNDHEPKPLFYEMQAEVESFDADNYEVEREEAEKFVAKFPKQ, encoded by the coding sequence ATGCCGAGATTAGACGTCCGTGAGATGCCGCCGCCGAAGCGCCATCCGAAGATACACGACGCCTTCGCCGAGTTGGACAGCGGCGAGGTCTTAGAAATCGTCAACGACCACGAACCCAAACCGCTGTTCTACGAGATGCAGGCCGAGGTCGAATCGTTCGACGCCGACAACTACGAGGTCGAACGCGAGGAGGCCGAGAAGTTCGTCGCCAAGTTCCCCAAACAGTAG
- a CDS encoding cupin domain-containing protein, producing MVATDFDAEREYDDERFSARSVFRSDRAKVVLGYFEPGQFIPVHAPDSDVAITVQRGTGLVRDGEDDHRVGPGDVVVVPAGADRGVKADDGERLEATLVTAPPPTDAEHDPVREGLRKGEFDARGPERTK from the coding sequence ATGGTCGCAACCGATTTCGACGCCGAACGCGAGTACGACGACGAGCGATTCAGCGCCCGGTCCGTCTTCCGGAGCGACCGGGCGAAGGTCGTCCTCGGCTACTTCGAACCGGGCCAGTTCATTCCGGTCCACGCGCCCGACAGCGACGTGGCGATTACGGTCCAGCGCGGCACCGGCCTCGTCCGCGACGGCGAGGACGACCACCGAGTCGGTCCGGGCGACGTGGTGGTCGTGCCCGCCGGAGCGGACCGCGGCGTGAAAGCCGACGACGGCGAGCGGTTGGAGGCCACGCTCGTCACCGCTCCGCCGCCGACCGACGCCGAACACGACCCCGTGCGAGAGGGGTTGCGGAAAGGCGAGTTCGACGCGCGTGGCCCCGAGCGAACGAAGTGA
- a CDS encoding DUF2249 domain-containing protein, giving the protein MTTSQTTRELDAREIDGEPFGAISSALAELDDGETLVLYNSFEPEPLYGVLDRRGFDYDAEQVAPDEWRVEITPR; this is encoded by the coding sequence ATGACCACGAGCCAGACCACTCGGGAACTCGACGCCCGCGAAATCGACGGCGAACCGTTCGGGGCCATCTCGTCGGCGCTCGCCGAACTCGACGACGGCGAGACGCTGGTCCTGTACAACAGCTTCGAACCCGAACCGCTCTACGGCGTGCTGGACCGGCGAGGCTTCGACTACGACGCCGAGCAGGTCGCGCCCGACGAGTGGCGGGTGGAGATAACGCCGCGATGA